A single Elusimicrobiales bacterium DNA region contains:
- a CDS encoding response regulator: MKILIVDDSPILRSTIRAVLERAGHHITGEAGNADEAFALYQKERPELVLLDILLPGESGLDILRKLKMTDNTANVLIVTAVNQEAVNDEAKQLGARGILYKPFDPSELTTAITEVSK; this comes from the coding sequence ATGAAAATACTGATTGTAGACGACTCGCCCATCCTGCGCAGCACCATACGCGCCGTGCTGGAGAGGGCCGGCCACCACATCACCGGCGAGGCCGGCAACGCGGATGAAGCCTTTGCCCTTTACCAGAAGGAAAGGCCGGAACTGGTGCTGCTGGACATATTGCTGCCCGGCGAATCCGGCCTGGACATCCTGCGCAAGCTGAAAATGACCGACAATACCGCCAACGTGCTTATCGTAACCGCGGTGAACCAGGAAGCGGTCAACGACGAGGCCAAGCAGCTCGGCGCGCGCGGAATTCTCTACAAGCCGTTCGACCCGTCCGAGCTTACTACGGCGATAACCGAAGTTTCAAAGTAA
- a CDS encoding PD-(D/E)XK nuclease family protein, whose protein sequence is MRKPVSSAALDFSYSRMGMYLECPRKYEFRYIQRLPEKPKPYFALGQGVHDALEYLYAVQAPPFPSMEAVLQRFRDEWEKTSPEAKGYSARQLQQGKHKQDFDDGLVMLGAYYRKHRDVLHIPLAVEFRAKVEVDGLNVIMIADRLDYLGNGKIAVVDYKTGKNVERAPDQLYMYQKLLDISPDFQKLAAAKTGEDGPFSVGKMVFCHVPSLEEAAFDRAGDQELGAVWNKALDVAAKIRAREFLPSPGETKCRFCDYRERCQAGSAQTAPEEAAFSLPAKPAGDILGEKIDKCGRLREEADALGREITALMREKGLNLHFGAKYKAALEKSPRLEIPDEKAMLSALRETGLLNRALLPTKKAVENLLSAPDLPPDQRARLESCVRRGENLNLGLNKIKD, encoded by the coding sequence ATGAGAAAACCCGTCTCCTCCGCCGCGCTGGATTTTTCCTATTCCCGCATGGGCATGTATCTTGAATGCCCCAGAAAATACGAGTTCCGATATATCCAGCGCCTGCCGGAAAAGCCGAAACCCTATTTCGCGCTGGGCCAGGGCGTGCATGACGCGCTGGAATACCTCTACGCCGTGCAGGCGCCGCCCTTCCCGTCCATGGAGGCGGTTTTGCAGCGCTTCCGCGACGAGTGGGAAAAAACCTCGCCGGAGGCCAAGGGATATTCCGCCCGCCAACTGCAGCAGGGAAAGCACAAGCAGGATTTTGACGACGGGCTTGTGATGCTGGGCGCGTATTACCGCAAGCACCGGGACGTCCTGCATATCCCGCTTGCCGTGGAGTTCAGGGCCAAGGTCGAGGTGGACGGCCTCAACGTTATAATGATAGCCGACCGTCTGGACTATCTGGGCAACGGCAAAATCGCCGTTGTGGACTACAAGACCGGCAAAAACGTGGAACGCGCGCCGGACCAGCTTTACATGTACCAGAAGCTGCTGGACATTTCGCCGGATTTCCAGAAGCTGGCCGCCGCCAAGACCGGCGAGGACGGGCCTTTTTCCGTCGGGAAAATGGTTTTCTGCCATGTGCCCTCGCTTGAGGAGGCGGCCTTTGACCGCGCAGGGGACCAGGAATTGGGCGCGGTGTGGAACAAGGCTCTGGACGTTGCCGCCAAAATCAGGGCGCGGGAATTTCTGCCCTCTCCCGGCGAGACCAAGTGCCGCTTCTGCGATTACCGCGAGCGTTGCCAGGCCGGCTCCGCGCAGACCGCGCCGGAGGAGGCCGCATTTTCGCTTCCCGCAAAGCCCGCCGGCGACATTCTGGGCGAGAAGATAGACAAATGCGGGCGCCTGCGCGAGGAGGCCGACGCTTTAGGCCGGGAAATCACCGCCCTGATGCGCGAGAAGGGGCTTAACCTCCATTTCGGCGCGAAATACAAGGCCGCGCTGGAAAAATCGCCCCGGCTGGAAATCCCGGACGAAAAAGCCATGCTTTCCGCCCTGCGCGAAACAGGGCTGCTCAACCGCGCGCTGCTGCCCACAAAAAAAGCGGTGGAAAACCTGCTTTCCGCGCCCGACCTCCCGCCGGACCAGCGCGCCCGGCTGGAAAGCTGCGTCAGACGCGGCGAAAATCTCAATCTCGGGCTGAACAAAATAAAGGACTAG
- a CDS encoding TatD family hydrolase — protein MICDSHAHLCNEAFSEDREDALSRARAAGVRLVVEIACGPGEWDAAAAFSERHGGFVFHALGFHPHECGSVSDESMARLERLLPGACALGEIGLDYARSQQPRARQLEVLERMLELGGRLGLPLVLHCRNGADASANAYADMLDMLEASPRAAGKVAGIAHCFSGSPQDARRLMDMGFLLGVNGTLTYPKNSELRGILGAAGPGRLVLETDCPYLPPQSRRGKRSEPADLPEICGALARIIGLTPEETARAAFDNCLAVFGLEGEGEGFRFAKPRA, from the coding sequence ATGATTTGCGACAGCCACGCCCATTTGTGCAATGAGGCGTTTTCCGAAGACAGGGAGGACGCGCTGTCCCGCGCCCGCGCCGCCGGCGTGCGCCTTGTTGTGGAAATCGCCTGCGGCCCCGGCGAATGGGATGCCGCCGCCGCGTTTTCCGAAAGGCACGGAGGGTTTGTCTTTCACGCGCTGGGGTTTCATCCGCATGAATGCGGCTCTGTTTCGGATGAAAGCATGGCCCGGCTGGAGCGGCTGCTTCCGGGCGCCTGCGCGCTGGGGGAGATAGGGCTGGATTATGCGCGCAGCCAGCAGCCGCGCGCGCGGCAGCTGGAAGTGTTGGAGCGCATGCTGGAATTGGGCGGGCGGCTGGGGCTGCCGCTGGTTCTGCATTGCCGCAACGGCGCGGACGCCTCTGCAAATGCCTATGCGGACATGCTGGACATGCTTGAAGCCTCGCCGCGCGCGGCAGGCAAAGTCGCGGGGATAGCGCATTGCTTTTCCGGCTCGCCGCAGGATGCGCGCCGGCTTATGGACATGGGGTTTCTGCTGGGAGTAAACGGCACTCTCACCTATCCGAAAAATTCGGAGCTGCGCGGAATTCTGGGGGCCGCCGGGCCGGGCCGCCTGGTTCTGGAAACAGACTGCCCGTATCTGCCGCCGCAGTCAAGGCGCGGCAAGCGCAGCGAGCCGGCGGACCTGCCGGAAATATGCGGCGCGCTGGCCAGAATTATCGGGTTGACGCCGGAGGAAACCGCGCGGGCGGCTTTTGACAACTGCCTGGCAGTGTTCGGGCTGGAGGGCGAGGGGGAAGGTTTCCGTTTTGCAAAACCGCGCGCATGA
- a CDS encoding PAS domain S-box protein translates to MSISRKITLLFVSLLAALSAVFAVYTVRCEKAALRHEFDNQAGLLLNWLAMGSEYPVLAGNTEMLRHAGREMLRRENVVYCEVADKSGRILYSGGRRGGADENEYSAPVKIEKAGKDSGGGTASGGNGESGVIGRATLVLSHRDVSERGARFARTVWLLAAGGCLAAFALVSLLMSILLGKPVQMLLRGIAGIADGNAGSRGAARSPDELGRLAAAFNAMSRELKSVTVSREELAAEISGRRQAQDALSEERKRLEVTLRSIGDAVIATDRVGKIQLMNKVAEELTGWSEAQALGRPLPEVFSIVSEKTGMICESPVDKVLRNGKVSEPANHTALIRRDGTRCSIADSGAPIKDEAGEISGVILVFRDVSWEHRTAERLLALENAMQSSRTGVILTDTETKIVYLNPAFLMMWGYENHADELLGRKVLDAFKNKPVMAEIAASRTDIGKWEGETIANRRDGSRFDVFLSTSSVYDAEHNLLGIIGTAMDITERKRKDNLLRVFTENLMYLNKASNSIVRIKGRRKLFEELCEKALSLSAGSSGSDDFLAQDAEAPGTCWLAQRDENGGLSVVAAAGAPAACLEMLNREIPGLGGDSLLSRAVKEKIPHFLNRIDSAAGRDALVRCAASSGYKSCAYFPILCRNEVAAVLSLCSRNADYFSSERMEIFQIFVNQASVAYENAMLLDSLEQTVARRTAELNDQKQVAEHARALAENANAAKSAFLANMSHELRTPLNVIIVSGTMMESEMLGALNEKQHEYAGYVIKSGKHLLNLINDILDLSKVEAGRMELSPSVFAPKEILDTTLGMVGEQSVQAQVSLTGEAAFPADMKIVADERKFKQIIFNLLSNAVKFTPAGGAVTLKARRVTVAELRAAAPVPARELEAVNGGAEYILVSVADTGIGISQEDRGKLFKPFSQADSSHSRSYEGTGLGLVLVKRFVEMHNGGIWMESEAGKGSIFSFALPIREKI, encoded by the coding sequence ATGAGCATCTCAAGGAAGATCACGCTGCTTTTCGTGTCGCTGCTGGCCGCGTTGAGCGCGGTTTTTGCGGTCTACACCGTGCGCTGCGAGAAGGCGGCGCTGCGCCATGAATTTGACAATCAGGCCGGGTTGCTGCTTAATTGGCTTGCCATGGGCAGCGAATATCCCGTTCTGGCCGGCAACACCGAAATGCTGCGCCATGCCGGCAGGGAAATGCTGCGCCGGGAGAATGTGGTTTACTGCGAGGTGGCGGACAAATCGGGGCGGATACTGTATTCCGGCGGGCGCAGGGGCGGCGCGGACGAGAATGAATACTCCGCCCCGGTAAAAATTGAAAAAGCCGGAAAGGATTCCGGCGGGGGAACGGCTTCGGGCGGCAACGGCGAAAGCGGGGTGATAGGCCGGGCGACGCTGGTTCTTTCGCACAGGGACGTCTCGGAGCGCGGCGCCAGATTTGCCCGGACGGTGTGGCTGCTGGCTGCCGGCGGCTGCCTGGCGGCGTTCGCGCTTGTTTCGCTGTTGATGTCCATCCTGCTTGGCAAGCCGGTGCAAATGCTGCTTCGGGGCATAGCCGGGATTGCGGACGGCAATGCGGGCAGCCGGGGCGCGGCGCGTTCCCCGGATGAGCTGGGCAGGCTGGCCGCCGCGTTCAACGCGATGAGCCGCGAGCTAAAGAGCGTAACCGTGTCGCGCGAGGAACTGGCTGCGGAAATCTCCGGGCGCAGGCAGGCGCAGGATGCGCTTTCCGAAGAACGAAAGCGGCTTGAGGTTACCCTGCGCAGCATAGGCGACGCCGTCATTGCGACGGACCGCGTTGGAAAAATCCAGCTGATGAACAAGGTGGCAGAGGAACTTACCGGCTGGAGCGAGGCGCAGGCCCTGGGCCGCCCGCTGCCGGAGGTTTTTAGCATTGTCAGCGAAAAGACCGGCATGATCTGCGAAAGCCCTGTTGACAAGGTGCTGCGCAACGGGAAAGTGTCGGAACCGGCCAACCATACCGCGCTGATAAGACGCGACGGAACCCGCTGCTCCATAGCCGACAGCGGCGCGCCCATAAAAGACGAAGCGGGCGAAATTTCCGGCGTCATACTGGTGTTCCGGGACGTTTCCTGGGAACACCGGACCGCGGAACGGCTGCTGGCGCTGGAAAACGCGATGCAATCCTCCCGGACCGGGGTGATACTCACTGACACGGAGACGAAAATCGTATACCTCAACCCGGCTTTCCTCATGATGTGGGGCTACGAAAATCATGCCGACGAATTGCTGGGCAGGAAAGTGCTGGACGCATTCAAAAACAAGCCGGTTATGGCGGAGATAGCCGCTTCCCGGACGGACATCGGCAAATGGGAGGGCGAAACAATTGCCAACCGGCGCGACGGCTCCCGGTTTGACGTGTTTCTGTCCACCAGCTCGGTTTACGACGCGGAGCATAACCTGCTGGGCATAATAGGCACGGCTATGGATATAACCGAGCGCAAGCGCAAGGACAATCTGTTGCGCGTTTTCACCGAAAACCTGATGTATCTCAACAAGGCCTCCAACTCTATCGTCAGGATAAAGGGCCGCCGGAAACTTTTTGAGGAATTGTGCGAAAAGGCGCTGTCTTTGTCCGCCGGCAGCAGCGGCAGCGACGATTTTCTGGCGCAGGACGCGGAGGCGCCCGGCACCTGCTGGCTGGCGCAGCGGGACGAAAACGGGGGTTTATCCGTGGTCGCCGCCGCCGGCGCGCCGGCGGCCTGCCTGGAGATGCTCAACAGAGAAATCCCGGGGCTGGGCGGCGACAGCCTGCTTTCCCGCGCGGTGAAGGAGAAAATACCGCATTTTCTCAACCGCATAGACTCCGCCGCCGGGCGCGACGCGCTTGTGCGCTGCGCCGCCTCCAGCGGTTACAAATCCTGCGCCTATTTCCCCATACTCTGCCGGAACGAGGTTGCGGCGGTGCTGTCGCTGTGCAGCAGGAACGCGGATTATTTCTCTTCCGAGCGGATGGAGATTTTTCAGATATTTGTCAACCAGGCATCCGTGGCCTACGAGAATGCGATGCTGCTTGATTCGCTGGAGCAGACGGTGGCCCGGCGCACCGCGGAACTGAATGACCAGAAACAGGTCGCCGAACACGCCCGCGCGCTGGCGGAAAACGCCAATGCCGCAAAGTCCGCTTTTCTCGCCAACATGAGCCACGAACTGAGAACGCCGCTGAACGTCATCATAGTCTCCGGCACGATGATGGAAAGTGAAATGCTGGGCGCGCTAAACGAGAAACAGCATGAGTACGCCGGATACGTCATCAAAAGCGGCAAGCATCTGCTGAATCTGATAAACGACATCCTGGACCTTTCCAAGGTGGAGGCGGGCCGGATGGAACTGTCGCCCTCCGTGTTCGCTCCGAAGGAAATTCTGGACACGACGCTTGGCATGGTGGGCGAGCAGTCCGTCCAGGCGCAGGTGTCGCTGACGGGAGAGGCCGCTTTTCCCGCGGACATGAAAATCGTCGCGGACGAGCGCAAGTTCAAACAGATAATTTTCAACCTGCTGAGCAATGCCGTCAAGTTCACCCCGGCCGGAGGCGCGGTAACGTTGAAGGCGCGCCGCGTGACCGTGGCGGAACTGCGCGCCGCCGCGCCTGTTCCGGCGCGCGAGCTGGAGGCGGTTAACGGCGGAGCGGAGTATATTCTGGTCAGCGTGGCCGACACCGGCATCGGCATCTCGCAGGAGGACAGGGGCAAGCTGTTCAAGCCTTTCTCCCAGGCCGACAGCTCCCACAGCCGCAGCTACGAAGGCACGGGGCTGGGGCTGGTTCTGGTAAAACGTTTTGTGGAAATGCACAACGGCGGAATCTGGATGGAAAGCGAGGCGGGCAAGGGCAGCATATTCTCCTTCGCCCTGCCGATACGGGAAAAAATATGA
- a CDS encoding FGGY family carbohydrate kinase, giving the protein MKRFLAESRNPTETFRLAQAAGAKQMKYYISLDQGSSSSRAVAFGVDGRLAFQSRRPLRCRHDGAIAEYDAAELARGQLDALDELLDLLPPESEIAGLAVASQRSTVVLWDRNTGAPLCPAPSWQDGRAAALLDEIPLDHGQIRAITGLYKTPYYSAPKILWCLRNYPAAAKAAREGTLAIGPVASYLVWLMTGGEVFATDPTLAQRTLLFDLRAWNWSEKLAAVFSVPPQSLPQIRPSAADYGVFRSKRGPIRILALAGDQQAAMAGAGALSADTALVNYGTGAFFLAHADGPAPQAAGLLESAGWESGRHLLEGTVNAASSSLDWLNRLGIEFSARDVDELCRRSENPALMLCSLGGLGSPYWDYSTPAAITNLGARTEKCDIVRGAVEGVAILTAQAALAARRAGAKFGKIIASGGFSRSDYLLEFQSGLLQLPVERAAQEETTALGAACLAARAQGEDVSGWFSPGKTFVPPFPQQRAGEILSRWESFYRAVRG; this is encoded by the coding sequence ATGAAGCGATTTTTAGCCGAATCCCGCAATCCAACTGAAACATTCAGGCTAGCACAGGCTGCCGGAGCAAAGCAGATGAAATACTATATTTCGCTTGACCAGGGCAGTTCCTCTTCCCGCGCGGTCGCGTTCGGCGTGGACGGGCGGCTGGCTTTCCAGTCCCGCAGGCCGCTGCGCTGCCGCCATGACGGCGCGATAGCCGAATATGACGCCGCCGAACTTGCCCGCGGCCAGCTTGACGCGCTGGACGAGCTGCTGGACCTGCTGCCGCCGGAGTCGGAAATAGCGGGGCTGGCAGTGGCCTCGCAACGTTCCACCGTGGTTTTATGGGACAGGAATACCGGCGCGCCGCTTTGCCCCGCGCCAAGCTGGCAGGACGGGCGCGCCGCCGCGCTGCTGGACGAAATCCCGCTGGACCACGGGCAAATCCGCGCCATTACCGGGCTTTACAAAACCCCCTATTACTCCGCGCCGAAAATACTATGGTGCCTGCGCAATTATCCCGCCGCGGCCAAAGCCGCGCGGGAGGGAACGCTGGCAATCGGCCCCGTGGCGTCGTATCTGGTCTGGCTGATGACGGGGGGGGAGGTGTTTGCGACGGACCCCACGCTTGCCCAGCGCACGCTTTTGTTTGACCTGCGCGCATGGAACTGGAGCGAAAAGCTGGCCGCCGTGTTTTCCGTGCCGCCGCAAAGCCTGCCGCAAATCCGCCCCAGCGCGGCGGATTACGGGGTTTTCCGGTCAAAGCGCGGCCCGATACGAATACTGGCCCTCGCCGGGGACCAGCAGGCCGCCATGGCCGGGGCGGGCGCGCTTTCCGCGGACACGGCGCTTGTCAATTACGGCACCGGCGCGTTTTTTCTGGCCCATGCGGACGGGCCCGCGCCGCAGGCGGCGGGGCTGCTGGAATCGGCGGGATGGGAGAGCGGGCGGCATTTGCTGGAAGGCACGGTGAACGCCGCCTCCTCGTCGCTGGACTGGCTGAACCGGCTGGGTATTGAATTTTCCGCGCGGGATGTGGACGAATTGTGCCGCCGCTCGGAAAATCCAGCGCTGATGCTATGCTCGCTTGGCGGGCTGGGCAGCCCGTACTGGGATTACAGCACCCCCGCCGCCATAACCAATCTGGGCGCGCGCACTGAAAAATGCGATATCGTGCGCGGCGCGGTGGAGGGCGTGGCGATTCTGACGGCGCAGGCCGCGCTGGCCGCGCGGCGCGCGGGCGCGAAGTTCGGGAAAATCATCGCCTCGGGCGGGTTCTCGCGCTCCGACTATCTGCTGGAATTCCAGAGCGGGCTTTTGCAGCTGCCGGTGGAGCGCGCCGCGCAGGAGGAAACCACCGCCCTGGGCGCGGCCTGCCTGGCCGCGCGGGCGCAGGGAGAGGACGTCTCCGGCTGGTTTTCGCCGGGAAAAACATTCGTTCCGCCTTTTCCGCAGCAGCGCGCAGGGGAAATACTTTCCCGCTGGGAGTCGTTCTACCGCGCCGTCAGGGGATAA